CGCTGGCTTGGTAGCGAAACCTGATCGGCCACCCACCAGGAACAATCTCGCCCGTCACACTTGCTGCCTGCGCTGATCCGTGAGGACCTGCAGTGCTTGGGTTGCGATTCAGATTCGAGGTCTGAGGTCAGATTATTCCTGCTCTTATCTCGACAGTGACGTGTCTCGGTCAATTGTCGCATTGCGCCGTGGTTCCCGCGTCTCCAGAAATTTCGCTGGCAATCCAGCCCCCTGTCAACTACGGGTTGTTGAAGAATGGAACAAGGGCCAGTTCGTCCGTTCCCTGTTGGGGCACAGACGGAGGGCTAAAACGGCCGGCAATATTCCGTAGTGAGTCTGCCCTAGAGGCTTGGAAAGGGACCTTCCTCGTCGCGACCTCGACGAGACATCCTCATGCAGACAAGATCCGCAATCGCGATGGTTGAGGGCTCAAAGTGGAAACCGCAGTCCGTGACGGAACCCCCCTGTCAGTTAATAATCTTGTCTCATCTCAAGCCTGAACACGCAAACGTCACAGGGACGATCGTTTCCATGGCGTCTTCTGGCGCACAACGTGCCGTGCCCCAACGCCGCCGGTGGCTAAACCACCAAGCTAATTGTCAATAGTCGCAAATAGTCTAGACCTTGTAGGGTGACCAGGGTCGAGAGTGGAGAGATCAGTCTAGCCTCGCTCCAGATGACCGGAGCCCTACCAGACATTCCACTTTGTATCTGGTAGATGACGGACTGACGAGTCGACGACTGGGGAAGAGATTCCCCTCTGGGCCGTGCTACCCAAGCGAAGAGAACCCCAGCTCAGCAAGTTCAGCCTAATGACTGGGGCAGAGCTCATACCACCCGGGTCTCAGACTCACAGGTACCGAGACGAGGTCGGGAGTCTGGACTGTCGACCGTCTCACAGTTGGGGATGATGACATGTACTCGGCTTTCTTTCTCGGACAACAATGTGGAGGAGCAGTTTGAGTTGAATTGCATTGTagtgtactccgtactatGTAGCGACCGGATTAAGAGCCGCGATTGTGTTGTTTCAGGTAGATCTCGGAATTGGTCCAGACAACTCAATCTCGAAAACGGGGAAGAAATTGGGGGAGGGTTGCGACTTGCGACAAAAATATTCGAGGTGCTCATCCCAACCTCTTTTTCCGCTGTCAAAGGATAAAGCCGTGGACGAATTCTCCCGGCCCGTCCGTGTTCTGAAACCGAACACTCAGGGGCAAAGTAAAAGTTCTGGAGACTGGTGTTTCGGATGAGTGGCGGGAAGACAGCCAGGTCAATTGCGTCATTTGAAGCAATCACGAAGCTCAAATTTTGGAATCTTCAGAAGACTCGACTGCTCGAGGATTGAGAGTTGACTTTGAGAGTTTACCTCGAGGCCTGCATAACATGCATAACAGAATACATTGCTTGTTTACATCATCTATGTTTGCATATCTTATCGGCCGATAAGATAAATTACCAGCGTACCACATTTTCAACAATATCTATACCAGCACCCACGGCAGCATACACGAACACCACAGTCTCTATGGCCAATTCCAGACCACATGAGCCATCAATATACATACAAAGAATCATCTTATCCTCTTTTCCCGCACTGAAACCCATAGCCTAGGACCAGACAGCGACGACCAACCAACCAATAAGACCCGCGAATCCCAAAAATACAGCCAAAAATGATGTGATTTGAGCTTCAAATGTGATAATACCCGCTAGCGGTAAcatatcctccccatccaccaatCACAGCAGCATCTTTGGCAATGGCGAAGAAACGGCGACGAAATGGCGACGAAAAATCGAAGATAAGGCCCGCCGGCTCGTTATCGATCGATGATCGCAGGAGAAGCTTTAAATAAGGCAGTGAGGGGCGCTGCGCTGCTTCTGGTCTGTGTGTGCGGGGTGAGCTTGCTAGGTCTGAAATTCTCAGGCACCCTATACATAGTCTTACCGTAGAGAAGCCTCCAGCTTGAGCCACCATGTCCCCTACGAAGCGTGTCGCTGTCATCGGCACAGGGCCGTCTGGCGCTATTGCAGTGGATGCACTGGTGCAGGAGGGCGCATTCGATGTTGTCCGAGTGTTTGAGCGGCAGGAGAAAGCCGGTGGTAACTGGTACCTACCAACTCCCAAGCCGTCTGAACTGAATGTATCGGGTTTTCTAACTAACTTGCGCAGGGTATCGCGAGAAACCGAGCAGGCGGAACCACTAGACATTGACAGCCTCTCAACACGCACAGCAGACAAGCCCGTTGAGATCCCCGCTAATCTACCGCGGTACACGCCCTCTGTGACAGCGCACCGCTACACGGATTCACATATCTACCCGGGGCTGCATACGAACGTGGACGCCTCGGTCATGGAGTACTCTGGAGCGGAAGAGCGGATTCCTGAAATCCGCTCAGACTGGTCTGTTGGGCTTCATGGGTCTGATACGCCGTTCCGGCATCATGGGGTGATTCGCCAGTACGTCGAGGGTCTGCTCAATCGGAACGGGTATCAGGATCTTGTGGAGTATAACACGACCGTTGAGCGGGCTGCTAAGGACCCCGAGACGAATACGTGGACTTTGACGCTAAGGAAGCCTGGGCAGACGCGGAAGCTGGACTACTGGTGGACTGAGACGTTTGATGCGCTGGTTGTTGCGTCTGGTCATTACCATGTCCCTTTTGTACCGACGATTCCTGGGTTAAAGGAGTTTGCGGAGAGATATCCCGGTTGCGTGGAACATGCGAAGCAGTATCGGGGACCGAAGAAGTataaaggaaagaaagtcaTAACTGTCGGTGCCTCTGTCTCCGCCGCGGACACAGCAGTCAGCCTGATCGACTCTGCGCAATCACCCATCTACGCCGTTGTGCGTGGCAAATACAACGTCTACTTCGGCGACGAAGCATTCAAGCACCCCAAAATCGAACGCCGTCCGCCAATCGCCCGGATCGACAGCGACAATGGGGCTCGGACGGTACATTTCGAGGATGGTACCTCCGTTACAGACGTCGATCATCTTATCTTTGGCACCGGGTTTACGTGGACTCTACCTTTCCTGCCGCATATTCCGATCCGCAATAATCGCGTTCCGGATCTGTATCTACATGTGTTCCATCAGTCGGATCCGTCGCTGGTGTTTCTGGGCGCGGTATGTCCTTTTTCATCTTTCTATTAATACCTGAATATAACTAATGGGAACAGGTTGGCGCCGGTCTAACATTCAAAGTCTTCGAATGGCAAGCCGTGGCCGCAGCGCGCGTTCTCGCCGGAAAGGCTACACTGCCACCGCTCTCCGAGCAAAAGAAGTGGGAAGAAGACCGGATCGCGGTAAAAGGTGACGGATCAGGGTTTCTGATGGTGTTTCCTGACTTCGAGCAATACTTTGAGCAGCTCAGGGCGCTGGCTGGGGAGCCCGCGGATGGAGAGCCAGGCAGGAAATTGCCAGGGTTTAACCAGGCATGGCCGGGTGATTTTGCTGCTGGGCATTTGCGGAGGATTAGAATGTGGAAGAGGGCAAACGAGGCCGCCATCGAGGCTGGGAGGGGCTGTTCGCTTAATTAATGGATATGGGTGTATACCTGCTGTATCCCGACCATAATATACCTTAGTATACCtatcctcccactcccaatATAGATGAAAGGGCTGCACCTTCCCAACTTTTGAGACGTATTTGCACCTGATACCTTAGGCGTATATCAAATTGAGCAGGTGCGAGTGGCCGGTTGTTCCTTCCCCCATCTGTATAGGGTCGTGCTTTCCTTATATGGCAGCTTCTATCTCACTTTAAATGGAAGGTACACGGTTTCAAATACACCAAGTCTCGGTATGCTAAGGGTTAATTTCTACTCTATGTCTATCTTGGAGTCATCTATTCtataaattctataaattcTATGCCCATGATCCGTGGCCCGTTTCCAAACTCCTAACAGCAATCCAAAATCGTATATCTCATATAGCAAAAAACGCCATCAAGCCTGGAATATTAAACAAGGTTAGAAACGAACGCCAGACACAGCGAGGAACCACGCAACGAGGCAAGCAATCGGAACGATAACGATCCAGCGTCGGCGAATTAATCCTTTATGTGCCAGGACTCCTAGGAGAATACACGTACACATATTTGCAAGTACCGGGGCCAAATAACGGGGTAAGAGTCTTGTATCAGAGCTCTGGGGCTCTCTGTGGGTGGACGGATCAGtgggttcaggttcaggttcagggtCGGGTTCAGGGTCAGGTTCGTTGTTGACTTGGTGTTGCTGTGGTCGTTTGTCGCTTGGGACAGGCCATCCAGCTACGTAGTCGAGGTAGTTCCAGCCCAGTTGTGCGTCCTGGATATGTTAGAAAGGAAACGTCAACTTTATGTTTGGGTCCTTACCTTATGGCGGACGCCAATGGTAGTGTTCACTATGACATGTCAGTGCATTTATAGGACTAGCAGCAAAGTGCAAGACACACAGTAATGATAGAATAGAATGTCAGAGCCGTCATCACTGCCGGACAGAACGCCCAACCCGCCGGGGGCATACACTTCTTTGTGGTTCGAGCCGTATACAATGGAGCCGCCTCCCTCCAGCAGCTTCTTACCATCCCGATCAACGAATGGGCCGTGGACGCTCGTAGACCTTCCAACGCGGATATTATACTCATCCCCCTTCCTCGGGAATCCCTGGATATGGAAATGGCAGCATTGCCCATGGCTGAACCAAGTATAGTAGTACGGAGCCTTGTAACTGAGAAACGATCCCTCAATAGGTTTGCGCTTCTTATTCGGCACATACGCCAGATGGTCCGCATTCGGCTTCTTTGGGTTCGCAATAGATAAACCATCTGTCAATGGGATCTGGAATATACCCTTCCAGTAGCTGCCATACTGCAAATACGGCTTACCCGACGCAGGATCCACGAAGAACGCCGGATCGATGGCATTCGTCACGCTATAAGGATAGATGCCAGACAGACGGCCCTTGCCAGTATTGAACAGGGCGCCGTGGTCAGTCCAGGACCCCGGCTCGATGGAATCCGACGACGCAAGCCCAATGGCGCTATTCCGCCTGCCATTTTTGCTAATAGAGTAGAAGCAGTAGAAGCGGCCCTTCCACTGCGTCACCGTTGGTGCCCAGGGTCGCGAGCGGTTCTGTTTCCTGACGACGCTTTCGCCTTCTAGCACTGTGCCGATCTTTTGCCAGGGTCCCGAGAGCTGGGAGGCTTTGAATATGGGAATCCTGACTCCGCCCTTGAACATATAGTAGTGGTCGTCATGGTATATGATGCTGGGGTCGTGCACCGCCACATTGCCTAGGTTGGGGAGAGGGTAGTCTGTTGTGTCGGAGAAGACGTCAGACTCTATTGGCTTTGCCGCTGCGAGACACAGCCAGAGGATGAGCCCCAGCAGTGTGATATGTGCCATTGTCTTGGACCCGGGGTATGGCGGTCccaggatgaggaaatcGGATCGATCAGGACGGTCGGGGGATTCGCAATTCAAAGCATACGGCGCAGGGATGTTACAGCTAACGCAGCCATCGTCATCGCATGCAAGATTGGTGCCAGATCAGAGCTGGTGAGTTGTCAATCGAGCAAGGGGGATGTGCACTATCAGGCAGAAGAGTAGATGTATAGGCGCTCAGGCCGCAACAAGAGCACCAAACAACCAAACAGCATGCCAGGGGCACACCATGACGCAGATACACGCTCAGCCGCGCAATCATAAAAAGGATCAAGCAGGAACAATTGGATTGATCGGAGCCAACGGTGGACTTGTCCAGACCGTGAGAATCTGCCGATCATGATCGACCAGTGTGATATCATGATTCGCGTGCTATTATTATGCCAACGGGAAATAACAGGGGCGGCacattcacattcacatTCACGTCTA
The nucleotide sequence above comes from Aspergillus puulaauensis MK2 DNA, chromosome 3, nearly complete sequence. Encoded proteins:
- a CDS encoding uncharacterized protein (COG:Q;~EggNog:ENOG410PHSG;~InterPro:IPR020946,IPR036188,IPR000960;~PFAM:PF07992,PF13450;~go_function: GO:0004499 - N,N-dimethylaniline monooxygenase activity [Evidence IEA];~go_function: GO:0050660 - flavin adenine dinucleotide binding [Evidence IEA];~go_function: GO:0050661 - NADP binding [Evidence IEA];~go_process: GO:0055114 - oxidation-reduction process [Evidence IEA]), with protein sequence MSPTKRVAVIGTGPSGAIAVDALVQEGAFDVVRVFERQEKAGGNWVSRETEQAEPLDIDSLSTRTADKPVEIPANLPRYTPSVTAHRYTDSHIYPGLHTNVDASVMEYSGAEERIPEIRSDWSVGLHGSDTPFRHHGVIRQYVEGLLNRNGYQDLVEYNTTVERAAKDPETNTWTLTLRKPGQTRKLDYWWTETFDALVVASGHYHVPFVPTIPGLKEFAERYPGCVEHAKQYRGPKKYKGKKVITVGASVSAADTAVSLIDSAQSPIYAVVRGKYNVYFGDEAFKHPKIERRPPIARIDSDNGARTVHFEDGTSVTDVDHLIFGTGFTWTLPFLPHIPIRNNRVPDLYLHVFHQSDPSLVFLGAVGAGLTFKVFEWQAVAAARVLAGKATLPPLSEQKKWEEDRIAVKGDGSGFLMVFPDFEQYFEQLRALAGEPADGEPGRKLPGFNQAWPGDFAAGHLRRIRMWKRANEAAIEAGRGCSLN
- a CDS encoding endo 1,5-alpha-arabinase (CAZy:GH43;~COG:G;~EggNog:ENOG410PUHR;~InterPro:IPR023296,IPR006710;~PFAM:PF04616;~SECRETED:SignalP(1-18);~TransMembrane:2 (n4-14c18/19o391-409i418-437o);~go_function: GO:0004553 - hydrolase activity, hydrolyzing O-glycosyl compounds [Evidence IEA];~go_process: GO:0005975 - carbohydrate metabolic process [Evidence IEA]); the encoded protein is MAHITLLGLILWLCLAAAKPIESDVFSDTTDYPLPNLGNVAVHDPSIIYHDDHYYMFKGGVRIPIFKASQLSGPWQKIGTVLEGESVVRKQNRSRPWAPTVTQWKGRFYCFYSISKNGRRNSAIGLASSDSIEPGSWTDHGALFNTGKGRLSGIYPYSVTNAIDPAFFVDPASGKPYLQYGSYWKGIFQIPLTDGLSIANPKKPNADHLAYVPNKKRKPIEGSFLSYKAPYYYTWFSHGQCCHFHIQGFPRKGDEYNIRVGRSTSVHGPFVDRDGKKLLEGGGSIVYGSNHKEVYAPGGLGVLSGSDDGSDILFYHYLNTTIGVRHKDAQLGWNYLDYVAGWPVPSDKRPQQHQVNNEPDPEPDPEPEPEPTDPSTHREPQSSDTRLLPRYLAPVLANMCTCILLGVLAHKGLIRRRWIVIVPIACLVAWFLAVSGVRF